One Pogoniulus pusillus isolate bPogPus1 chromosome 22, bPogPus1.pri, whole genome shotgun sequence DNA segment encodes these proteins:
- the IL12B gene encoding interleukin-12 subunit beta isoform X1, giving the protein MSHLLFALLSLFSFAALLEAQWKLKENVYVIESEWDDETPAKRVELTCDTDEALPVYWEKDTELKGTGKTLVVEMKEFPDAGNYTCLTANTHEIISYHFFLITKIDSSGQMIRSILKSYEEPNRTFLKCKAKNYSGIFTCSWMTENESPNVKFTIRSLEGSQGDVTCSSPVAHTIKSGTEYTVQCQKENYCPFAEEHQPIEMFLEVIDEVEYENYTRSFFIRDIIKPDPPQCHYTAANGTVTWTYPRTWSTPKSYFPLTFRVKVESPKKHSIQVYDADEQSIQIPGARPKDKISVQARDRYYNSSWSEWSSLCR; this is encoded by the exons ATGTCTCACCTACTATTTGCCTTActttcattgttttcctttgctgcccttctggaAGCACAGTGGAAACTTAAGGAAAATG TGTATGTCATAGAATCTGAGTGGGATGATGAGACACCAGCTAAAAGAGTGGAGCTTACCTGTGACACTGATGAAGCACTGCCAGTTTACTGGGAAAAGGACACTGAACTTAAAGGAACTGGAAAGACTCTGGTTGTTGAAATGAAAGAGTTCCCAGATGCTGGCAACTACACCTGTCTGACAGCTAATACCCATGAAATCATCAGCTATCATTTCTTCCTCATAACTAAAATAGACTCCAGTGGGCAAATGATAAGGTCAATTCTGAAAAGCTATGAAG aGCCAAACAGGACATTTTTAAAATGCAAGGCAAAGAACTACTCTGGAATTTTCACGTGTTCATGGATGACAGAAAATGAGAGTCCAAATGTGAAGTTCACAATCAGGAGTCTGGAAGG CTCTCAAGGAGATGTaacctgcagcagccctgtaGCTCATACCATTAAATCAGGCACCGAAtacacagtccagtgccagaaAGAAAACTACTGTCCATTTGCTGAAGAGCATCAGCCAATTGAGATGTTCCTGGAGGTCATTGATGAAGTGGAATATGAGAACTACACTAGAAGCTTCTTCATCAGAGACATCA TAAAACCTGACCCACCCCAATGTCACTATACAGCTGCAAATGGAACAGTCACCTGGACATATCCCAGAACATGGAGCACACCAAAGTCCTACTTCCCTTTGACTTTCAGGGTCAAAGTTGAAAGTCCAAAGAAACACAGCATCCAG GTCTATGATGCTGATGAGCAGTCTATTCAGATTCCAGGAGCTAGGCCAAAAGACAAGATCTCAGTGCAGGCCAGGGATCGCTATTACAATTCCTCCTGGAGTGAGTGGTCCTCACTTTGCAGGTAA
- the IL12B gene encoding interleukin-12 subunit beta isoform X2: MSHLLFALLSLFSFAALLEAQWKLKENVYVIESEWDDETPAKRVELTCDTDEALPVYWEKDTELKGTGKTLVVEMKEFPDAGNYTCLTANTHEIISYHFFLITKIDSSGQMIRSILKSYEEPNRTFLKCKAKNYSGIFTCSWMTENESPNVKFTIRSLEGSQGDVTCSSPVAHTIKSGTEYTVQCQKENYCPFAEEHQPIEMFLEVIDEVEYENYTRSFFIRDIIKPDPPQCHYTAANGTVTWTYPRTWSTPKSYFPLTFRVKVESPKKHSIQVYDADEQSIQIPGARPKDKISVQARDRYYNSSWSEWSSLCR, from the exons ATGTCTCACCTACTATTTGCCTTActttcattgttttcctttgctgcccttctggaAGCACAGTGGAAACTTAAGGAAAATG TGTATGTCATAGAATCTGAGTGGGATGATGAGACACCAGCTAAAAGAGTGGAGCTTACCTGTGACACTGATGAAGCACTGCCAGTTTACTGGGAAAAGGACACTGAACTTAAAGGAACTGGAAAGACTCTGGTTGTTGAAATGAAAGAGTTCCCAGATGCTGGCAACTACACCTGTCTGACAGCTAATACCCATGAAATCATCAGCTATCATTTCTTCCTCATAACTAAAATAGACTCCAGTGGGCAAATGATAAGGTCAATTCTGAAAAGCTATGAAG aGCCAAACAGGACATTTTTAAAATGCAAGGCAAAGAACTACTCTGGAATTTTCACGTGTTCATGGATGACAGAAAATGAGAGTCCAAATGTGAAGTTCACAATCAGGAGTCTGGAAGG CTCTCAAGGAGATGTaacctgcagcagccctgtaGCTCATACCATTAAATCAGGCACCGAAtacacagtccagtgccagaaAGAAAACTACTGTCCATTTGCTGAAGAGCATCAGCCAATTGAGATGTTCCTGGAGGTCATTGATGAAGTGGAATATGAGAACTACACTAGAAGCTTCTTCATCAGAGACATCA TAAAACCTGACCCACCCCAATGTCACTATACAGCTGCAAATGGAACAGTCACCTGGACATATCCCAGAACATGGAGCACACCAAAGTCCTACTTCCCTTTGACTTTCAGGGTCAAAGTTGAAAGTCCAAAGAAACACAGCATCCAG GTCTATGATGCTGATGAGCAGTCTATTCAGATTCCAGGAGCTAGGCCAAAAGACAAGATCTCAGTGCAGGCCAGGGATCGCTATTACAATTCCTCCTGGAGTGAGTGGTCCTCACTTTGCAG ATAA